ATCGCTGAAGCAGGCGAGCACGAAGGCGTCGGCATCCTCGCGCGCGACGCGGCTCACGAGTGGCATGACGACGCTGTCGGCATCGCGCTGCGAGGTGATGCTGGGCGGGCCTTCGGCCAGCCCCACCACTACGATCTCCGGCCCACCGGCGATCCTGAGTGGTGCGACGGCCTCATCGATCGCCGCCGTGACCGCCGCGGAGGAGTTCGGGTTGATCGTCAGGATGCGACGGCGGGTCATGCTTGGCTCAGCGCTTCGCTGCCTCGTGGTGCTGGAAGTTGGCGGCGATGGCTTCGCCGGTGGTGATCCAGAGGTCGGGACAGGATTTTGCGTGGGTCAGGAATTCGCGCAACAGACGAAGTCGCATGGGACGGCCGCTGCATTGCGGGTGCAGCACGGTCGTCACCATCGCGCCCCAATCCCTGACCTCGTCGAGCTCGTCCTTCCAGATCGAGAGCACGTGCTCCTTGGGAAAGATGGAACGCGGGCTGAAGCGGGCGGAGAGGCCATGCATCCAGTCGTCATAGCTCGCGGTCACCGGCAGCTCGATCGTGCCCGGCTTGCCGTCGGCGAGACGATGCCGATAGGGCCGCACGTCGTCGCGGAACGAGGAAGTATAGGCGATGCCGTGACGCACGAGAGCTGCGCGCAGCTCCTCGGTGAACTCACCATAGGGCGCGCGGTAGCCGATCGGCTTGACGCCAAGCCGGCGCTTGAGCGCATCAAAACCGCGCTCCAGCTCCTCCTCGATCCAGGGATCGCCGGGATCGGGCAGGAGGTGATGATAGCCGTGATGGCCGATCTCGTGGCCAGCCTTGAGGATCGATTCGGCCATCGCCGGATGCGCATCGACCGACCATCCCGTGACGAAGAACGTCGCCTTGAGATCGAGCTGGTCGAGCAGCTCGAGCAGCTTCGGCGTGCCGACGCGCGCCTCGTAGCCGCCATAGCTCATGGTGATCAGGCGCTGCGCATGCACGGCGTCCTTGCTCGTCCACGCGCTCTCCGCGTCCACATCGAAGGAGAGGAACATCGCGGACGTGTACGGCTTCGGCCAGGGATAGTTCGGGGCGGGATCGGCCGTGTTCGCCGGGACGAGCGGGATGCTCTGGAGTGCCTTACTGTCCAGCATTGATGGTCGCCTTCTCTATTCCGTTGTCGTTAAGTTTCCATTTCGCCAGCAGCGCACGATAGGTGCCGTCCGCGATCAGCGCATCGATCGCCTCGACGATCGCCTGCTGCAACGCCTTCTCCTTGACCGGCAAGGCGATGCCCGTGAACTGCGTCGCGAAGGCGTCGCCGACCGGCGCATAGGTGCCGGGCTCAAGGTCCATGATATAGGGCAGCGTCTCGTTGCCCTGCACGGCGGCGTCGATGCGGCCCTGCCTGAGCTGCGTGCGCGCATCGGCCGAGCCATCGGTGCCGACGAACTGGATCGGGTTGCTGCCGCAATTCTTCTCGCTCCATGCCGCGATCTCGGCCGGGAACATGGTGCGGCGGCTGGCGCCGACCTTCTTGCCGCACAGCGCGGCCATGTCCTTGAACTCGGCTGCGCGGGATTGCTGCACGAAGAATTTTGGACCGCTGCGCAAATAATCGACGAAGGACGCGATCTCGTGCCGGCTCGCATAGTCGGTGAAGCCCGACAGGATGGCATCCACCCGGCCTGTCGAAATCGACGGCATGAACTCGGCGAAACTGGTCTCCTGCCATTCGATCTTGACGCCGAGCTTGCGGCCGAGCGCCTCGCCGAGGTCGACGTCGAAGCCGGAGAGCGCGTTGGTGGCGGGATCGCGGAACTCCATCGGCGGATAGTTCGGCACCACCGCGACCTTGATGCTGCCCCGTTTGGCGATTTCAGGCGGCAGTTCGATCGCCATCACTGATGCCGTTGTCGCACAAACCAATGCCGCCGCAACCAACACTCTCATCATCGAAACGCCCCCATTCATATCACCGCCGAGAGAAAAGCCTTGGTGCGCGCCTCGCGCGGCGCGCCGAGCACGTCCGACGCCGTCCCGGATTCGACGATCGCACCCTGGTCCATGTAGACGACACGATCGGCGACCTCGCGGGCAAAGCCGAGCTCGTGCGTCACCACCATCATGGTCATGCCGCTTTGCGCGAGCTCCTTCATCACCGCGAGCACCTCGCCGACGAGTTCCGGATCGAGCGCGCTGGTCGGCTCGTCGAACAGCATCAGCATCGGTTTCATGGCGAGCGATCGCGCGATCGCGACGCGTTGCTGCTGGCCGCCGGAGAGCTGTGCGGGATAAGAATCGGCCTTGGCCGCAAGCCCGACACGCCTGAGCAGCTCGATGGCTTCACCGCGCACCTCGTCGGATTTCCGGCCCTGCACCTGCACCGGGCCTTCGGTGATGTTCTCCAGCGCCGTCTTGTGCGGGAACAGGTTGAAGCGCTGGAACACCATGCCGGTCTTCAGCCGCTGCCGCGCGATCTGCCGCTCGGTCAGGCGATAGAGCCGCCCGCCCTCTTCCCGCACGCCGAGCAGCTCGCCGTCGAGCCAGATACCGCCGCTATCGATCGTCGTGAGCTGGTTGACGCAGCGGAGCAGCGTGGTCTTGCCCGAGCCGGATGCGCCGATCAGGCACATCACCTCGCCGGGCCACACGTCGAGCGAGACGCCTCTGAGAGCCTGGAACTCTCCAAAATGCTTGCTGACGGAGCGGATCGCGACGAGGGGCTTTGTCATCGGGCGAACTGCAATGTGCCGCGGGCAAAGCGCCGTTCGAGCAGCATCTGGAGCGGCGTCAGGATCGACACCACAAGGAGATACCACAGGCCGGCGACGATCAGGAGCTCGATCACGCGCGAATTGGCGTAGTAGATGTTTTCCGCGTTGTGCAGCACCTCCGGATACTGGATGACGCTGGCGAGCGAGGTCGCCTTGACGAGGCCAATGAACTCGTTGCCGATCGGCGGAATCACCACCCGCATCGCCTGCGGCAGGATGATCCGGCGCAGCGCACGCAGCCGGCCCATGCCGATCGCCTGCGCTGCCTCATACTGCCCGATATCGACCGACAGCATGCCTGCGCGCATCACCTCCGAGGTGTAGGCGCCCTGGTTGATGCCGAGCCCCAGCAGCGCCGCAAGGAACGGCGTCATGACGTCGACCGCGCGCGCACTCCACAGGCCGGGAATGCCGATGGTCGGAAACACCAGCGCGAGGTTGAACCACAACAGAAGCTGGAGGATCAGCGGCGTGCCGCGGAACAGCCAAGTATAGCCGGCGGCGACCGACTTCAGCACCGGGTTCGGCGACAGCCGCATGATCGCCACGACCACGCCGAGGACAATGCCGAGCGTCATCGCGAGCACGGCCATCACCATGGTGTTGACGATGCCCTCGAGAATCACTTTCGCCGTCAGGAAGCGGCTGACGTAGGACCATTCGATCTGGCCACCAGCAAAGGCGCGCCCAATAGCGACCAGCACCAGAACGATCAGAGCCGCGCTGAGCCAGCGAAACCAGTGCGGCTCGCGCGCGACGTGCATCCCGGACAGGTCGGGAAAGCCCTCCGCGAGTGCGGGCGCGGCCTTCATTGCGGTGCCGCGTTCATCAAGGACTTCTCGACGGCGTTCGCGCCCAATCCCCATTTGTCGAGAATAGCCTTGTAGGATCCATCGGCAATCATGGCGGCGAGCTTTTCCGTGACCACCTCGCGCAGGGCCGTATCATCCTTGCGGAACATGATGCCCTGAAAACCCTTCGCAAAGGGCTCGCCGACGACGCGATATTTGCCGGCCTCCTGCGATTGCGCATAGGGCAGGGTCTCGCTGCCCTGCACGGCGGCGTCGATGCGGCCCTGCTTGAGCTGGTTGCGGACGTCGATCGAGTTCTCGCCGGGGACATACTGGATCGCCGGCTTGCCGGCCGCCTCGCAATTCTGCTTGCTCCACTTCTCGATCTCGACCGGGAAGCTGGTGCTGCGGGTCGTGCCGACCTTCTTGCCGCAAAGATCCGTCGCAGCCTTCGCGTCGCTCTCCGCCATGACGAAGAACTGCGGGCCCGTGGTGAGATAGTCGACGAAATCGGCGGTCTCACGCCGTGAGGCGCGGTCCGAGATGCCGCTGATGATGAAATCGGCGCGCTTGGTCTGGAGCGAGGGGATCAGCTCGGCGAACGGCGTCTCGCTCCACACGATCTTGAGGCCACCAAGCCGCTTGGCGAGCTCGTTTGCAAGGTCGACGTCGAGCCCGACGAGTTCGTTGGTCGCGGGATCGCGATATTCCATCGGCGCGTAGGTCGAGTTGACCGTGAGCTTCAACGTGCCCGCCTGCTTGATCTCCGCCGGAAGCTCGGCCGCCTGCGCGGACGTCACGGCAGCCAATGCTGCGAAACCGAGGAAATGTGAGAGGCGTGTCATGTCAGCTCCCTTGGCTGGCGCCGCGACCGGCCGTTTGATGTCAATCCGCGTCGAGAACGGCCGGCTCGATGACGCCGGCGCGTTCGGTGATCACCCTGTATTGCTCCGGCCGCCGGTGGGCGGCGAAGTTGAACATCTTGTCCTTGCCCTGGCGGCAGAGATCGAGGTCGAGGTCGGCGACGATCACCTCATCGGCCAGCGTCTCGGCTTGCGCGACGATGCGGCCGTTGGGATCGACGATGCAGGAGCCGCCGATCAATCCGGAGCCGTCCTCCTCGCCCGCCTTGGCGACCGAGATGGCCCAGGTCGCGTTCATATAGGCGTTGGCCTGCGTCACCAGCGTCGAATGGAAGGTGCGAAGGCCCGCGTCTTCCGTCGTGCCGCCGTTGGGATCATAGGCCGCCGAATTGTAGCCGATGCAGACCAGCTCGACGCCTTGCAGGCCCAGCACGCGCCAGGATTCCGGCCAGCGCCGGTCGTTGCAGATCATCATGCCCATGATCGCATGGGCCCAGGCCGAGCCGGCGCGGAAGGCGGGAAAGCCGAGGTCGCCATATTCAAAGTAACGCTTCTCGAGCTGCTGATAGCGCGCGCCCGGCCGCGGCTCGACCGAGCCCGGCAGGTGCACCTTGCGATAGCGGCCGAGGATCTCGCCGTCGCGATCGACCAGGATGGAGCAGTTGTAGCGCCGACCGTCCGCCGTCAGCTCGGCATAACCGACATAGAAGCCGACGCGGAGCGCACGCGCGCGTTCGAACAGCTTTGCCACCGCCGGGTTCGGCATGCCGCGCTCGAAATAATGGTCGAGCGCTGCGCCTTCGAGCAGCCAGCGCGGAAAGAAGGTGGTGAAGGCAAGCTCGGGAAACACCACGAGGCTGGCGCCGCGGCGGGCGGCCTCGTCCAGAAGCTTGAGCATCCGGTCAAGCGTATGCGCGCGCGGATCGGCTTTTTGCGTCGGCCCCATCTGGGCGGCGGCGGCGCGAAGGACACGAACCAAGACTGCCTCCAATCTGTGCGCGCTGCTGCCTCATTGGGCGACAGAACTCTTTGATCCAGCGTGCAAATCCGCGGCCATTACGCGGAAACGGCAGTTGAAAAGCAATTCATTGTGCTATGATATTTTGGCTGAGTATATAATCAGGACTTATATGAACCTGCGCCAGCTCGAGATCCTGCGTGCCGTCATTCGCCACCGCACCACGGTCGCGGCGGCGGACGAGCTGGCGCTGTCGCAGCCGGCGGTCAGCAACGCGCTGAAGACGATGGAGGCGCAGGCCGGCTTTGCGCTGTTCGAGCGCGTCAACAACCGGCTGTTTCCCACCGCCGAGGCGATGGCGCTCTACAAGGAGAGCGAAGCGATCTTCGCGCTGCATGCCAAGCTCGAAAGCCGCGTGCGCGATCTGCGCGAGAACCGCTCGGGGCATCTGTCGCTGGTGGCGACGCCGCCGCTCGCCTACAGCATCATCCCCTCCGCTCTGTCGGGTTTCCTGCGCCGCCGTCCGGAGACGCGGGTGTTTTTCGACGTTCGCCGCTACGAAGGCATCATCGAGGGCGTCCTGAGCCATGTCGCAGAGCTCGGCTTCGCACTCGGTCTCACCCATCATCCCGGCATCGCACATGAGGTCGTGCATACCGGCGAGATGGTCTGCGTGCTGCCGCCGCAGCATCCGCTGGCCAGACAGCCGATGATCTCCGCCTCCGATCTCGTCGGCCTGCCCTTCATCGGGCTCGAGCGCGGCACCCGGCTCGGCGAAGCCGTGCGCGACAGTTTTGCCCGCGCCGGTGCGCCGTTCCAGCCGACCGTCGAGGTGCGCTATTGCAATACGGCCTGCGTGCTCGCGGCCGCCGGCGTGGGAGCTGCGGTGGTCGACCCGTTTTCGCCGCGACAAAACGGCGGCAACGGCCTCGTCGTGCGGCCGTTCGCGCCGACGACGCGCGCGGTCGCCTATATGCTGTGGTCGGAAGCAGAGCCGCTGTCGCGGCTCGCCAAGGCCTTCCTCAATGAAGTCCGCAAGGAGAGCAAGCTTCTGGAGAGCGGGACGCAACAGGAGGCAAGGCGCGACGACTGAGCTTGCGCAGGCGCGCACAATCTCTTAACCGAGGACCATTCCCAGCCGAGGACCCGTTCTTAACCGAGGGCATATGGCACGCATCACCATCATCGAAACCGGAGCCGTCCCTCGCAAACATCGCGAGCGCCACGGCTCGTTTCCGGACATGTTCGAACGCATGATCCGCACTGAGGATCCCTCAGCTGCGTTCGACGTCGTCAGCATTCCCGATGGCGAAGCGCTCCCCGACCCCTGCCAGTTGGAGGCGATCCTGATCACCGGCGCGGCGGCCGGCGTCTATGACGGGCTCGACTGGATCGCGCCGCTCGAAGAATTCGTCCGCACCGCCCACGCCAACAAGACGCCGATGGTCGGGGTCTGCTTCGGCCATCAACTCATCGCGCAGGCGCTCGGCGGCGTGGTCCGCAAGTCGGACAAGGGCTGGGGCATCGGCCGGCACGTCTATCAGGTGGCCCCGGACAACGGCGTCATCGGCGGCGAACAGCTCGCCATCGCCTGCTCGCACCAGGACCAGGTCATCGAGCCGCCCGAGGGCGCGCGGACGATCCTGTACTCGGAATTCGCGCCGCATGCCGGCCTGCTCTACGCCAACGGCACGACGCTCTCGGTGCAGCCGCATCCGGAATTCGACGCGGGTTTTGCCAACGTCTGCTGCGAGCTCCGCGAAGGCCACGCGCCGGATAACGTGGTCGCCACCGCGAAAGCGTCACTCGCCGAGCCGCTGGACAGCGCGAAGCTTGGTGGCGCCATCACGAGGTTTTTGACGAGGCGGGCGGCGCCTTAGTCCGCGAGGTCGCGCCGCGCGCGACTCTTCCCTTCTCCCCTTGTGGGAGAAGGTGGCGCGAAGCGCCGGATGAGGGGTTCTATCCGCGAATTCAAACGCAAGAGATTCATGCGCGGAGAGAGACCCCTCACCCGGCTTCGCGGCGCGAAGCCACCCTCTCCCACAAGGGGAGAGGGTGCAGCGCGCCAAGCCCATCTCTCCTCGCTACGCCTCAGAACGGACTATCCCCCAGCCCCGGCACATCCGCAGGCCGCGGCCCCGGCGCAGGCCAGTGGAAGCGGCGATCACTCTCCGCGAGAGCGATATCGTTGATCGAGGCCTCGCGGCGCTTCATCAGGCCTTGCTCGTCGAACTCCCATTGCTCATTGCCGTAAGAGCGATACCACTGGCCGCTCGCATCGTGCCATTCGTACTGGAAGCGCACCGCGATGCGGTTGCCGTCGAAGGCCCAGAGATCCTTGATCAGGCGGTAGTCGATCTCCTTCGCCCATTTGCGCGTCAGGAACGCGACGATCGCCTCGCGGCCCCCAAACACCTCCGAGCGATTTCGCCAGCGGCTGTCCTCGGTATAGGCGAGCGCAACACGCTGCGGATCGCGCGAATTCCAGGCGTCCTCGGCCATGCGGGCCTTTTGCGCGGCGGTCTCTCTCGTGAAGGGCGGAAGCGGCGGACGCGACATGGCGGGGCCTCATCGGTTGGGGACACGCAAATCTAGGCTCGCAGGCTTGGAAGTCGATAGCCCCCTCCCTATCGGCTCATTGCGAAATCACATCGGCCTTCATCAGGTTACGGATCGATTTCGGGATCGGCTGCGCGCGGCCGCCGCTGATGAAGGCGACGCGCACTTCGGCCTTCACCAGCACGTCCTCGCCGCGCCGGATCTCCTGCGCCAGCATGATCGAGGCGCCCTTCACCGCAATCGGCCAGGTCACGATGTCCAGCACGTCGTCCATGCGCGCAGGTTTCAGGAAATCCAGATGCATCGAACGGACGACGAAGGCAAAGCCCGCGTCTTCCGTCTCGGCCTGCTCGAACAGCGCCTGCTGCTCGGCGCCCATAAGCCGCAGATGGTTGGTGCGCCCGCGCTCCATGAAGCGCAGATAATTGGCGTGATAGACGATGCCGGAAAAATCCGTGTCCTCGTAGTAGACGCGGACCTGCATGTGGTGGCGGCCGTTGCGGATCTCGCCGTCGAGATGGGCTGTCACGTCGCGAGCCTCGGTTCATTGTCGAAGCTTCGTGTTTTGCGCAAATCAGCCCAGCGCGCAAGCCGCGGCTACGACACCGCCTGCCCTGTATTTCCCAGCGTCACCAGCACGATTTCCGGGGGAACACCGAGGCGGAAGGGCATGAGGCTGCAGCCGAGCCCGCCGGAGACGATGATGTCGCAATTCTTGCGGACATGGCCATAGGAGAGTTCCTGTCCCGACGGCGCAATCGGCGACCAGCCGAGCAGGCGCACCTGGCCGCCATGGGTATGACCGGAGAGCTGGAGCGCGACGCGCGGCGGCACGCGTGCGGCGATGTCCGGTTCATGCGCGAGCAGGATCACGGGTGCGCTGTCGGTGATATTGCCGAGCGTGACGCCGAGATCGTCGACGCCAACGCGGCGGAGGGGCCGAAAGCGCCGCGCCGGCACATAGGCGAGTTGATCGCCGAGCCCAGCGAGCCAGAACGGACGACCCGCGTGGACCAGGCGTTGCGCATCATTTTCGTAGACCGGAATCCCGGCGGCTTCCAGCGCCTGCCGTGCAACCGGATGCCCCTTGCCTTCGCGCTGCACGGTCCGGTCGTCCCACCAATCGTGATTGCCGAGGATCGCATGCACACCGAGCGGCGCCTTCAGGCGGCCGAGCACCGACGCCCATTCGCCGGCCGGAATGGCCCGCCTCACATGGCGCTGGCTGACGACGTAATCGCCGAGCAGGACGGTCATATCGGGGGCGAGGCCATTGGTGCGCGCGACGATGCCCTCGATCCGATCGAGCGACATCCAGGGATCGCAGGCGTGGAGATCGGCGATGACCGCGATCTTCAGCCTGAAATCGGCGGGCCATTGCGGCGGCAAGAGGTCGTAGCGGGTCACTCGCAGCTGCGCCGGTTCGACGCCGAAGCCATAGGCCGCGGTCGAGACGCCAAAGGCGCCAAACCCGCCCATCAATCGCAAGACACGCCGCCGAGAAAACATGAGATCCTTACCCGTGATGTGGGCAGAGACTGGGGCGCGATTGTAGCGGAATTCGGTTGGGTTTGTGCAGATCGTCAGCAGAAACGTTAACGGCGACTGTCTCCGACCAGCGCATCCAGACGCGTCTTCAATTCGTCGGACGCCCGGTAATACCAGACGCCGCCGAGCAAGTCATGGAATCGCCTGTCGGCGCGGGCCTCGCGCTCGATGCGGTCGATCGTACGCAGGCTGATCACGTCCTCGAGCGGGCCGGCCGCCAGCAGCGACAGCAGCACGGGATTGGACTCCAGCTTGAGGATCTCCAGGATCAGGTCGATCATCCGGTCGGGATCGTCCTCGCGCAAATCGCGCTCGAAATCCATGATCGCGAACAGATTGTCGTCCTGGTCGCGGTCGGATCTGGAGTATTGCTCGATCCAGGCCTGCGCCAGCTCGGACAGCGACATGCTGGCGCAATCGAGCGGCTCCCGCGGGGTGCGCTGGGCCAGGTGATCGGCGTGCCAGGCCGCTTCATGGGCGATCCCGGCGATGCGACGCATCAGCGGCTCATCCTCGCCGAAAAGCACGCCTCCGAGCAACCAGCGCAGCCGCGCATTGTGCTTCGCCTCATGCTCGATGCGCTCGATCACCTCGTTGCCATGGGCATAGAGCAGCGCAAGCAAGAACTTGTCGTTGAGTTGCATCACCGTCGGCTTGTCGGTCTCGGTCTTCAGCACGTCGAGGATGAGATCGAGCGCGCGCTGCGGCCGGCGATGCGGCAGATGATCGAAATAGAGCTTTAGCGCCCAGATGCTGCCGGCCTGGTCGCGCCGGCTGACGCGCTGAAGCGCGCACCACATCGAGGCCAGCTCGGCCAGCGGCATCGGATCGAGGAACGCTTCGGTCTCGTCGGGCGTCCGCAGTTGCGGTGCGGACGCGATGCTTTCAAGCAGTGTTGCGTGCTCACTCAGCCCCATTCTTCCCACTCCAGCCAATGTGCGCGAGCGGCGACCCCGATCGCCGCGCGTCCGCATTAGTGGGAGCACGAAACAGGTGGGTTCAACGTCGGCGCGAGCTAATTAGTCCTGCTCGATTCACAAGCATTCTGCTCCTCATCCTGAGGAGCCCGCGGCAAGCGGGCGTCTCGAAGGATGGCCGCGGGTAAGATCCGGGCCTTCATGGTTCACCCGGCGATGCGCAGCATCGTCCGGTAACGCGCGTTCCGCGCTCCTCACATGAGGATCCAGTGACGCAATAAGACTAGTCGTCGCTCTCGTCCGTGCCGAACAGGCCGAACTGTGCCGTATCGCGCGAGGGTTCGGCGAGGCCGAGATGGCGGAAGGCGTGCGTGGTGAGGAGACGGCCGCGCGGGGTGCGCTGGAGATAGCCGCACTGGATCAGAAAGGGCTCGATGATGTCCTCGATCGCATCGCGCGGCTCGGACAGCGCGGCCGCCATGGTCTCGACGCCGACCGGACCGCCGCCATAGTTCAGCGCGATCGTCGAGAGGTAGCGCCGGTCCATGGCGTCCAGGCCCGCGGCATCGACCTCCAGCGCGCTGAGCGCATGGTCGGCGATCGTCCGGTCGATCGTGTCGGCGTTGGCGGCAGAGGCGAAATCGCGCACCCGCCGCAGCAGGCGGCCGGCGATACGCGGCGTGCCGCGGGCGCGGCGCGCGATCTCGTTGGCGCCGTCCGGGCTCATGCCGACGTTGAGCACGCGCGCGCCGCGGGTGACGATGCCTTCCAGCTCCTCGACCGTGTAGAAATTCAGCCGGATCGGAATGCCGAAACGATCGCGCAGCGGATTGGTGAGAAGCCCGGCGCGCGTGGTCGCGCCGACCAGGGTGAACTTTGCGAGCTCGATCTTGACCGAGCGTGCCGCCGGCCCCTCGCCGATGATGAGGTCGAGCTGGAAATCCTCCATCGCGGGATACAGCACCTCTTCCACGGCTGGGCTCAGGCGATGGATCTCGTCGATGAAGAGCACGTCGCGCTCTTCGAGATTGGTCAGAAGCGCGGCGAGATCGCCGGCCTTGGCGATCACGGGGCCGCTTGTGGCGCGAAAGCCGACGCCGAGTTCGCGCGCCACGATCTGCGCCAGCGTGGTCTTGCCGAGGCCCGGCGGCCCCACGAACAGCACGTGATCCAGCGCCTCGCCGCGCTTGCGCGCCGCGTCGATGAAGATCGACAGATTCTTGCGCGCCTGCTGCTGGCCGACGAATTCGGTGAGCGATTGCGGGCGCAGCGCCGTATCGCCGACATCGTCGCTACGGCGCTCGGGGGTGACGATGCGGGAGGGGGTGTTCACTCGTTGCCTCGCCGGTATTTGTTCGGCAGCAGCTCGCCGATGCTGACGACCTTCGGCTCGCGGCCGTTGTCGGGAACGATGACCCGCGCCTTGGCGTCGTAATCGTGGATCAGCTCGCGGCAGATGCCGCAGGGTGAGACGACGGCGATATCGCCAGGCTCGTCAGGCTTGGGGTGGCGCACGGCGACGATGGTCTCGATGCCGCGGTCACCGGTCTCGGTGATGGCGCGTCCGATCGCGATCGCCTCGGCGCAGACCGCGATGCGGCCGATATAGGCGTCGATGTTCACGCCGGTGACGATGCGGCCGTCGCGCGTGCGCATCGCCGCCCCCACCTCCTGCCAGTCGTTGCGATAACGTTGGCTGATCGCTGCTGTCGCGGCGGCGATGAGTTCCTTGTCTTCGTTGCTCAGCATGGCGGAAAATGCGTTCCTTCGTCAGTCAGCGGCCGGGCAGGATAGTCTATTTCGACAATTCTTTCAGACCCAGGCGAATGAGCTGCGCGGTTTCCGCATTCTCGCCGGCATTGCGTGACGCCGTGGCGATGGCGGCCGCCGCCTGCGGCTGGCCGTAGCCGAGATTGACCAGCGCGGAGATCGCGTCCGCGACGGGCCGCGGAGCGCGCTGGTCGTCGACGGTGCCGGCAAGATGCACCACTGCCGGGTCGACATTGGCAAAAGCCGGTGCCTTGTCCTTCAACTCGGTGACGA
This region of Bradyrhizobium sp. CCGUVB1N3 genomic DNA includes:
- a CDS encoding DUF6869 domain-containing protein, producing MGLSEHATLLESIASAPQLRTPDETEAFLDPMPLAELASMWCALQRVSRRDQAGSIWALKLYFDHLPHRRPQRALDLILDVLKTETDKPTVMQLNDKFLLALLYAHGNEVIERIEHEAKHNARLRWLLGGVLFGEDEPLMRRIAGIAHEAAWHADHLAQRTPREPLDCASMSLSELAQAWIEQYSRSDRDQDDNLFAIMDFERDLREDDPDRMIDLILEILKLESNPVLLSLLAAGPLEDVISLRTIDRIEREARADRRFHDLLGGVWYYRASDELKTRLDALVGDSRR
- the ruvB gene encoding Holliday junction branch migration DNA helicase RuvB, whose translation is MNTPSRIVTPERRSDDVGDTALRPQSLTEFVGQQQARKNLSIFIDAARKRGEALDHVLFVGPPGLGKTTLAQIVARELGVGFRATSGPVIAKAGDLAALLTNLEERDVLFIDEIHRLSPAVEEVLYPAMEDFQLDLIIGEGPAARSVKIELAKFTLVGATTRAGLLTNPLRDRFGIPIRLNFYTVEELEGIVTRGARVLNVGMSPDGANEIARRARGTPRIAGRLLRRVRDFASAANADTIDRTIADHALSALEVDAAGLDAMDRRYLSTIALNYGGGPVGVETMAAALSEPRDAIEDIIEPFLIQCGYLQRTPRGRLLTTHAFRHLGLAEPSRDTAQFGLFGTDESDD
- a CDS encoding cytidine deaminase — encoded protein: MLSNEDKELIAAATAAISQRYRNDWQEVGAAMRTRDGRIVTGVNIDAYIGRIAVCAEAIAIGRAITETGDRGIETIVAVRHPKPDEPGDIAVVSPCGICRELIHDYDAKARVIVPDNGREPKVVSIGELLPNKYRRGNE